The Coregonus clupeaformis isolate EN_2021a chromosome 35, ASM2061545v1, whole genome shotgun sequence genome includes the window CTGTGATAGCTGATAGCATCTACCTTTGAACTCTGCAGGTGTTTGGCTTGGGGAATAAAACATATGAGCACTTCAATGCAATGGGAAAGTATACAGACAAGAGACTAGAAGAGCTGGGTGGCAAGAGGATCTATGACCTGGGAATGGGAGACGATGATGGCAAGTGAGTACTGAACTCAATACAGTGAAAACATTGCCACAATGTCCATaaattaccgtattttccgcactataaggcgcaccggagtataagccgcagcagctaaattgaatgatgtgtacatatataagccgcactggactataaaccgcaggtgttttaatgtttaattaccatatgtaagggttcgtgcacagaggggattgtcgggaaagagatggctgcttgaaaacttcctttgcacaaactgtctcgctctcgtaatgtctgtctgtcttgctctcgttctgtctctcattctgtctctctctcggttcctcttttacttttgcgcgctacctgtctcactcttttccggcctccagcttttcctgctggagcccgccgcttaaaggtggggggcgcggaccggtcatagagcccatagagttaaagttggtggactgtaacctgtaaaatccatagatttaggaggtcttctagtggccgttagctgtaaaaatccatagattagccgcaccgttatataagccgcagggtcgaaaaatgggaaagaaggcgcggcttatagtccgaaaattacggtaatccatattaataaatatgtaTGTGTTTCTCTTATTAAAATGTCATGCTATGACTGTGTTCTATGTATGTCTTACCCTCTTCCCCAGCCTTGAGGAAGACTTTGTATCATGGAAGGAGCAGTTCTGGCCTGCTGTGTGCGAGCACTTTGGGGTGGAGGCCACAGGAGATGACACCAGGTAATAGCTAGTTGGCtaccccctctcactctcctggTCAGACTTGTTGCCAACTAGAGATATTTAGTATGGCGCTTCAGGAGCGTCTTTTTTTAAGACACAGAGGGCTTGTTTCCCAGACACAGCTTAAGCCTTGTCCAGGATTCAAAAACATTCTCAAttgagattctccattgaaactactttatagtccaggactaggcttaatctgtgtctgggaaaccgacCAATAATGTTTTACTTTGTAGTCCAATACAGAACAAGGGTTATTTTCCATGGTAATATCTGCAGCTATGAATACTGGatgtatcaaataattgataCACCCTGACATTGTTTGAATGTTCTCCGAAAAAGCGCAATAAAGCTTCATCTGCAAATAACAAACCTAAATGACCGtcaacaataacaaatatttttacaTGTGCTTTAAGACCTTTCACTCTGCGCATTATGGCGTCTGACAATTTTTACCATGCATCATCACATTTGCATCACAGAGAGCGAACCCCGCTAGAAGCGTGCATGGCTGTCCATATCGGCCCTTAGCTGCACTGACAAGTTATTTTTTGACTTCACAGGTGTGTGATCATGAGTGGTCGAGATGCAGAGCAGGAAGTAACCGCCTGTCCCGTTTCTTCCTCTCCTTTAGCATCCGGCAGTACGAGTTGGTGGTTCCAACTGACATCAACATGAATAAGGTGTACACTGGGGAGATGGGTCGCCTCAAGAGCTTTGAGACCCAGAAACCGTGAGTTGACAGCTTCACACACACAGGAAGTGGTGTAGGCAGCTCAGCTATCAGGCGTAATGACAGAGCTGTGTTGTCATCGCTAATGGAATGAATAGATTAGGGTTGTTTTTCAGGGCAACAAAGGGATGACTGTTGTCATGATGCTGACCTGATTCTCACCTACTTCCCAGTGTCAGAAGTCCAACAGCAAAGTCGGGGTGCTTttagggtgcatctcaatagtccaaagtggcctcctctcctcatctcttttCCTTTTATTTGCACTGATCTGAGAGAACTAGACAGGTGTAAACTAAATCTCTGTGTAGGCCTTGGCCTTAGCACTTTCACATGTCTTCTCAGTTCAGTAAAAAGATAAGTTATTAATATTAGAAATCTTCTCTCAAACGTATTGGGATGTCAGTTATTTATTGGAACTTTCGACAAACCCATTTTACAACAGTAGCACCAATTGTCTGGCTTTTTGATAACTCCAGTATATCTGTTATTGAAGGCCTTTCGATGCTAAGAACCCCTACTTGGCCACAGTGGCTGTCAACCGCCAGCTGAACCAAGCCGGCGACCGCCATCTGATGCATCTAGAGCTGGACATCTCAGGCTCCAAAATCAGGTAGCTGCTCTGCTTTAATATTTCATATTAAAAGTCCTATGCCATAGAATATCATTCACTTCTGCCTTCCAATGTCTACTGCATTTCTTCTGTCTGCCAACAAGTGTCGAGTTGGATAATcatttatgtttttttctttttcacACTAAGCATGTAAATATGTTGTATATGTAATGACATTTGCGTGTTAGATAAAGACAGTGGGAAGTCTTGTTTATCcatatccctgtctctctccctccctgtagaTATGACTCTGGAGACCACATTGCTGTTTACCCCGTTAATGATGTGTCAATAGTGAACAGAATAGGCCAAATCCTGGATGCCGACTTGGACACTGTTATCTCTCTCAACAACCTTGACGGTCAGTTGTAAATCATGGCTCAGGGATATGATGTGAGCTGCTTTGTGTCTGTATTTACATTGGAGCAGTTTTCCATTGGCTATTTCGATAATATTTGGTTGGAATGAAATGCACATGATGTTATCCTCATGGCTATTCACTCACTATACAGTAATCCAGAGGTTGAGAAGATATTGCTGCACACAGTCAACTAAATCGTATAGTCTATCATTAATATAAAACATTTATACCGTGGCCTCTAAATAAATGGAACTTGAACAGTAAACAATGATGCTGATAAGATTCTTCCTCTGTGTCTTTTAGAGGAGTCCAATAAGAAGCACCCGTTCCCATGTCCGACCACATACCGCACGGCTCTGACCCACTACCTGGACATCACCAACCCCCCTCGCACCAACGTACTGTTCGAGCTGGCCCAGTACGCCACCGACCCCAAGGACCAGGACACCCTGCGCAAGATGTCCTCCGCCTCCCCCGAGGGCAAGGTTGGCACCCCTGACGGACCTCAATCCTCTGACCCTTCAccgctagctgactgactgacactcCACTGACCACACAGAAATGCATGCTGTCAATAGCTGTAAATGATCTGTATCAATGGAGAGTAAGTCttagtctgtctgtgtctctttgtcAGGGTCTGTACCAGAGCTGGGTGCTGGATGCTCAGAGGAACATCCTGGCTGTGTTAGAGGACATGCCGTCCCTCCACCCTCACATAGACCACCTGTGTGAGCTGCTGCCCCGCCTCCAGGCCCGCTACTACTCCATCGCCTCCTCTGGCAAGGTGAGACCCACTATTATAATAGTACAAATACTTTGTCCGGTTTGTGAGAAACAGAAATGTGTACAGCAGCACCCTTGGATGGAGAGCATTTTAAGGCTTAAGGATATGTACctgggatcagagaccagcagacCTCCGGTTGCCAGTTCAGTTCCCACTTTTTCAGTTATTTGTTTCTTTATTTAGTTTTTTATGCGTTTACTTAATATCTGTGTATTGTCTTGATGTCAGGTGTATCCCACCATGGTGAGCATCTGTGCAGTGGTGGTGGAGTTCCAGACCAGCACAGGGCGGAGCTTCAAGGGCGTGGCCACAAACTGGCTGAAGAACAAGGTGGTGGAGACGGACAACGGCCACAAGGCCACTGTGCCCATGTACGTCCGCAAGTCCCAGTTCCGGCTTCCCTTCAAGGCCAGCAACCCGGTGGTAATGATCGGGCCCGGCACAGGCATCGCCCCCTTCATGGGCTTCCTCCAGGAGAGAGGCTGGATGAAGGAGCAAGGTAAGGAGCAAGAAGGCCTGGTCCTCGTCTGGTATTTAAGACTGTGGTTTAGCTGATATTTTGTGGTATTGTAGAACAGCCATTAAAACAGAACAGTGTTTGCCTAGTGCATAGATGGAGTTCACAGCAAGCAAGTCTCCATATTCTACAATAAATTAGGTTCACCTGAGTTTGTTGCCACAAGTATGTTTGTATGTTTTAGCATAAGGGAGGGAAAGGAAAAAGAGGGTTAGTGTGACACAGCTTCACATCCAGTATGTGTTGTGTTTCGCTATCAGGGAAGGATGTCGGCGAGACGATACTGTACTTTGGCTGTCGCCACAGAAACGAGGACTTCCTGTACCAGCAGGAACTGGAGGAGTTTGAGAAGGCAGGCGTGCTGACTCAGCTCAACGTGGCCTTCTCCAGAGACCAGGAGGGGAAGGTAACACATCACACCGAACCTCTCTGTCAGCTCCTCACTATGTTAGAGTTAGCGTATCTAGCTATACTACCAAGTTTGACGTTTTaatagtcgtatgtacaggatacacatggtatacagcatccaatgaaatgcttacttgtaggttccttctcgacaatgcaacaacaatatgaaataacaaataataagaatagaacataaagtaaatggctcagtagaatataaaacatattttagcaTAAATATAATACAGGAAAACAATTTATAATCCAATATTTACACAAGTTCTGGGGAAAGGGGGGATTGGGAGGCAAGtttttaaattgtgcagtatttagcaatcataataCGAGTCTgttagcagcagttgtgatgtgtgtgtgtgtgtgtgtagcgcgcgtgtgtgtgtgtgtgtgtgtgtgtgtgtgtgagtgagtgcatgtttGCTAAAGTGTGTAGAGAcagtgcaggtggtcagtccagttcaagggttcagcagtctgatggcttgtagatagaaactgtctctgagcctgttggtatcagacctcatgctccaatACCATCTGCCCGAGCTGTTCACTTCCTTACCGTCgggtaagggagtgaacagctcgtgCCTGGAGTGTGTGgtgtccttgatgatgctgcaggccttcctcaggcaccgtttcaagtatatgtcctggatgggtgggagcacggtcccagtgatgtactgggccgtcgtTTTGAGGTGTGACATTTGTGATAAGATTCAATAAGCTTTAACACTCCCCTatgtatgtatttggacagtgaagctaaaacttttaatttggctctatactgaAGCATTTgggatttgagataaaatgtttcatatgaggcgacagtacagaatgtcaccttttatttgagggtattttttattaatatctgttttaccgtttagaaatgaaagcactttatgtatctagtccccccatttcaaggtgtcataagtatttggagaAATTCACTTATgtatattaaagtagtcaaaagtttagtattcggccccatattcctagcatgcaatgactacatcaagcttgtgactctacaaacttgttggatgcatttgcaggttgttttggttgtgtttcagattatgttctacccaatagaaatgaatgataattaatgtattgtcattttggagtcacttttattgtaaatttAAGAAAAttatatgtttctgaacacttctatgttcatgtggatgctaccatgattatggataatcaagaatgaattgtgaataatgatgagtgagaaagttagaggaataaatatcataccccccccaaaaaaaatgctaacctttgtgcctctgtaactttctcactcatcattattcacaattcattaatgattatctgtaatcatggtatcatctgcactgaacaaaaatataaacgcaacatgtaaagtgttggtcccatgcttcatgagctcaaataaaaaatcccagacattttccatacgcacaaaaaacatatttctctcaaaatttgtgcacaaatttgtttacatccctgttagtgaacatttctccttcgccaagataatccatccacctgacaggtgtggcatatcaagaagctgattaaacagcatgatcattacacaggtgtacaatagaaggccactttaaaatgtgcagttttcacacgacacaatgccaaagatgtctcaagttttgagggagcgtgcaattggcatgctgactgcacgaatgtccaccagagctgttgccagagaatgtaatgttcatttctctaccataaggtgcctccaatgtcattttagagaatttcgcATTATGTCAAACcgtcctcacaaccgcagaccacgtgtaaccacgccagcccaggacctccacatccggcttcttcgccTGCAGGATCGTCttgggggggtggaggggagtgctgaggagtatttctgtctataataaagcccttttgtgggggaaaactctgattggctgggcctggctgccaagtgggtgggcctatgccaatggctgcacccctgcctagtcatgtgaaatccatagattagggcctaattaatttatttaaattgactgatttccttaaatgaactgtaactcagtcaaatctttgaaattgttgcatgttgcgtttatatttttgttcagtatgcattaatgtagaagtgttcagaaacatattctattcttatttacaataaaaatgactccaaaattacactacattatttaccattatttgattttgggcacaacataatctgaaacacaaccaaaacaaactgcaaatgcatccaacacgtttgtagagtcacaagcttgatgtagtcattgcatgctaggaatatggggccgaatactaaacttttgactactttaatatacatacagtgggggaaaaaagtatttagtcagccaccaattgtgcaagttctcccacttaaaaagatgagagaggcctgtaattttcatcataggtacacgtcaactatgacagacaaattgtgaatttttttctccagaaaatcacattgtaggattttttatgaatttatttgcaaattatggtggaaaataagtatttggtcacctacaaacaagcaagagttctggctctcaagcagacctgtaacttcttctttaagaggctcctctgtccctccactcgttacctgtattaatggcacctgtttgaacttgttatcagtataaaatacacctgtccacaacctcaaacagtcacactccaaactccactatggccaagaccaaagagctgtcaaaggacaccagaaataaaattgtagacctgcaccaggctgggaagactgaatctgcaataggtaagcagcttggtttgaagaaatcaactgtgggagcaattattaggaaatggaagacatacaagaccactgatattctctccctcgatctggggcttcacgcaagatctcaccccgtggggtcaaaatgatccacaagaacggtgagcaaaatcccagaaccacacagggggacctagtgaaagacctgcagagagctgggaccaaagtaacaaagcctaccatcagtaacacactacgccgccagggactcaaatctgcagtgccagacgtgtccccctgcttaagccagtacatgtccaggcccgtctgaagtttgctagagtgcatttggatgatccagaagaggattgggagaatgtcatatggtcatatgaaacaaaatataactttttggtaaaaactcaactcggtcgtgtttggaggacaaagaatgctgagttgcatccaaagaacaccatacctactgtgaagcatggggggtggaaacatcatgctttggggctgttttttctgcaaagggaccaagacgactgatccgtgtaaaggaaagaatgaatggggccatgtatcgtgagatttttgagtgaaaacctccttccatcagcaagggcattgaagatgaaacgtggtgggtctttcagcatgacaatgatcccaaacacacagcccgggcaacgaaggagtggcttctatgaagcacattaaggtcctggagtggccttagccagtctccagatctcaaccccatagaatatctttggagggagttgaaagtccgtgttgcccagcaacagccccaaaacatcacttctctagagagatctgcatggaggaatgggccaaaataccagcaacagtgtgtgaaaaccttgtgaagacttacagaaaacgtttgacctgtgtcattgccaacaaagggtatataacaaagtattgagaaacttttgttattgaccaaatacttattttccaccataatttgcaaataaattcattaaaaatcctacaatgtgattttctggattttttttcctcattttgtctgtcatagttgacgtgtacctatgatgaaaattacaggcctctctcatctttttaagtgggagaacttgcacaattggtggctgactaaatactttttttccccactgtaagtgaatttctccaaatacttatgacaccttgaaatggggggactagatacataaagtgctttcatttctaaatggtaaaacagatatctatgaaaataccctcaaataaaggtgacattctgtattgTCGCCTCGtatgaaacatctgatctcaaatccaaaatgcttgagtatagagccaaattaaaagtttttgcttcactgtccaaatatgATGGGGAGTGTATCTATGACTGATAAGGTCCAATATTTGATACTGCCAGTGCCTATAATTCGTATTGCCTTGAGAACCTGCAGACTTCAAGAGAACATATTTTGCATCACTTAAATTATTTAAATGAATTGTTCAGTCAGGCTAATTGTTTGATTCTCCATGCTCAGGTGTACGTGCAGCATCTCCTGAAGAAGAACAAGGAACATCTGTGGAAGCTGATCCATACTGACAATGCTCACATCTACATTTGTGGGTAAGAGCCATTTCAGACCACCTGCATATGTACATGCTTTTAGAGGGTTTTCTGAAAGGGAAAATCCATAATCGTGTGCCCTCTGTAAATATGGCTGCCACTTGTCCTTCCCTAGGGATGCTCGGAACATGGCGCGGGACGTGCAGAACACCTTCTATGACATCGCTGAGGAGGTGGgagtcctcacacacacacaggctgtggcCTACATCAAGAAGCTGATGACCAAGGGCCGCTACTCTCAGGACGTGTGGAGCTAAAGAAGATGAAGCTTACTTACCAGCACGCCCTCACATCCCCCTAGATGTTAACCTATTTCATTTGGgtaaggggtggaggagggtgagtGGGAACGGTAAACACCTTTTGAACAGTTTTTGGAGGTAACGCGTCAGCACATAATCTTTAGATGGAAAGATATATGTCTGAATGTTTGTTGTCCTTTATTATTGGTTTGGTTTGTAATCTTACTGAGCCTTTTGTGGAGACTCGTACTGAGAGGTAGTGCTGATAATTTAGGATTGTTTGGGAATGGGCTCATACTCTAACTTGACCCCTAACCCCCAGGCCTTTCATGTAGATTTGGTCCACATTCTCCTTTAAGGTTATGGAAGaaaatataactatttttttataACATTAAGAGTGCAGGCAGACCTTCATTTTTGCCCATCAGATTAGAAAAGTTGAAGATAATATACATTAAATGTTGCACAATGTTTTTGTAAGTAAAACTAGGCGAAAACAGAGGTGATTATGATATGAAATATTGCGTCAGGACGTTTATCATGCTGTGAAGATCCCCACAAGGCGTTTTTTCTTGTATATTAACTAATTTGACGTCTAAGGCATTGAAAGCATTCTATATTTGCCGTCTGTGAATGTATTTACAAATTCAACATGGCCGGCTATTCAGATGCCCTAGGAAGGTTGTGTAAATACAGAGAGCAGAGCAAGATTAGAGTAAAATATGCATACTTGTAGCACATTCATATTGTACCATGTACTGTTAAATTTGTACATTTAAATTCCAGTAACTATTTAGTCATNNNNNNNNNNaacgcactgcaactgcctatccaatgcaatgctgcaaggcaaatgcAGCATTCCATTGCAAATGAATGTACCTCTGGTGGACCAAAATGCAAAGttactgtcggtgtgatcgaggcgttagcATAATTGCATTTTGAttcaccagaagtacattcattttcaatggaacgctgcgtttgccttgcaacattgccttgcagcattgccttgcagaggcagttgcagtgcgttctgtgtggtgcatatgttggatttatcgaacgaatgcatcaaactgtatgcgttgtgagcttgacagaaatggtagcagaaggtgaatgttaaacttttgttgcacacatatccagatgatgctgcgtaccattttgcCTAATGAACCTGTAGGTATCAAGGTGTTAagcctatatacagttgaagtcggaagtttacatacacttaggttggagtcattaaaactcgtttttcaatcactccacaaatttcttgttaacaaattatagttttggcaagtcggttaggacatctactttgtgcatgacacaagtaatttttccaacaattgctaaaaacagattatttcacttataattcactgtatcacaattccagtgggtcagaagtttacatacactaaattgactgtgcctttcaacagcttggaaaattccaggaaattatgtaatggctttagaagcttctgataggctaattgacatcatttgagtcaattggaggtgtacctgtggatgtatttcaaggcctatcttcaaactcagtgactcattgcttgacatcatgggaaaaacaaaataaatcagccaagacctcagaaaaaaaattgtagacctccacaagtctggttcatccttgagagcaatttccaaaagcctgaaggtaccacattcatctgtacaaacaatagtagcaagtataaacaccataggaccacacagccatcacactgctcaggaaggagaggcgttctgtctcctagagatgaacgtacaatggtgcgaaaagtgcaaatcaatcccagaacaacagcaaaggaccttgtaaagatgctggaggaaacaggtacaaaagcatctatatccacagtaaaactagtcctatattgacataacctgaaatgctgctcagcaaggaagaagccaccgctccaaaaccatcataaaaagcattcttcaaataaagtggtgatcctaactgacctaagacagggaatttttactaggattaaatgtcaggaattgtgaaaaactgagtttaaatgtatttggctaagatgtatgtaaacttccgacttcaactgtatcacggtgtcaaggcatatgacagggatcatctactagattcaGCCACAGGCCGATTTTTTATTGAGCAGGTGGTTGGGgaccagaacataattacaaataatttgtagactgcaaattgaccgaaAGAAGCCCAAACAcatatgtttgactaaaacataatcatttcaaaccttgcttacatttgtatacgatcacgttgtttctctctattatgcgtgggaatacttgggaacagatttcttaaattaaaatcacttggagttgATGTCCTGGTGTTtctttttacagtattttatgtccaacaatgaaaattacacacacacatttttttgtaGGTGTTTTTTTCCTGGCTTCCCCATTGATTTTACACACGCACTGCTACTGATAGGCCTACATGCTTGCCCTTAGCTTTATGCACACTTAATCGTTTCGCGTGCTCATACTTGGGTGCCACCGAGCATAATGTCATGGCTTGTCAGAGAAACCTCCACTAGCGTTTGGATTAGACTGGGCAGCCGCTAGTGGTCGCTATGGATCCTCACTATCCATAGCTTCCAATAGCGGCTGCCCAGGCTACAGTTCAATATAATTTAGTTGAGAAAAGTTGTGCCTACATTGTGAAAACAtttaggctgcgtttagacaggcagcccaattctgagaTCGCCTTTGAAAAACATCTGATGTGataagatctgatgtgattggtgaGAAAATACAAATGAGAGGAAAAAAATATCgtaattgggctgcctgtatacACGCAGCCTTGGTATTTTAGTAAAGTAATTGTACACAAGAACCACACACTTCCTCCATTTAATCCTAACTTCGATCATGTACTTTCGATTTTCATATCCACACCCCTCTGATGACGCAATCACAATTTTGGACTTTTTTTGCGGACTGTGTAGATACTGAAAACAGCCAACGCCTTTTATATCATTTTAAAAACAACAGACTTGAAAAAAGGTAAGTCAATATGAACTATACAGATATCAGAATTGAATATGGCCACAATATTCTTAACTTTCTTAGCAATTGGGTTGAAGTCCATTTGAAATGGCGGAGGAAAAGGAGGTGAAGTGAAGTCGCGTCAACATGTTCTCTCGCCCATAGCATAATGATAATTTTTATGAAACGTAATTACTTAAGAACTTATTAGTTGTTACATTTAAGATAACAAATGACGCAGGTAGATGTTATACACGAAGTTGCCAGATAGGCTATTACAGTAGATATTGCCAGATATTACAGTTCACGGCCTGTTGACGATACTATCTTCTGACCCGGGTGTTTTCTTAAGAGCCGCTGACGCTTGTTGTAAACATGAACACACATCGCTTGCGGAAAGTTTTTTGGAAACAGCGAGAACTAATTTTCAtaaaacaaaaggttaaattactacacacatttaaaggttagtgttcccacacgtcCA containing:
- the LOC121550677 gene encoding NADPH--cytochrome P450 reductase isoform X2, producing MGCVFSLPKERQAAAARVTPQRETSFIEKMKKTNRNVVVFYGSQTGTAEEFCGRLAKDAQRYGMRGMSADPEEYDMSELPRLAEIDNSLAVFCMATYGEGDPTDNAQDFYDWMQETDEDLNGVNFAVFGLGNKTYEHFNAMGKYTDKRLEELGGKRIYDLGMGDDDGNLEEDFVSWKEQFWPAVCEHFGVEATGDDTSIRQYELVVPTDINMNKVYTGEMGRLKSFETQKPPFDAKNPYLATVAVNRQLNQAGDRHLMHLELDISGSKIRYDSGDHIAVYPVNDVSIVNRIGQILDADLDTVISLNNLDEESNKKHPFPCPTTYRTALTHYLDITNPPRTNVLFELAQYATDPKDQDTLRKMSSASPEGKGLYQSWVLDAQRNILAVLEDMPSLHPHIDHLCELLPRLQARYYSIASSGKVYPTMVSICAVVVEFQTSTGRSFKGVATNWLKNKVVETDNGHKATVPMYVRKSQFRLPFKASNPVVMIGPGTGIAPFMGFLQERGWMKEQGKDVGETILYFGCRHRNEDFLYQQELEEFEKAGVLTQLNVAFSRDQEGKVYVQHLLKKNKEHLWKLIHTDNAHIYICGDARNMARDVQNTFYDIAEEVGVLTHTQAVAYIKKLMTKGRYSQDVWS
- the LOC121550677 gene encoding NADPH--cytochrome P450 reductase isoform X1, with amino-acid sequence MEDMEEERVAPEGPDMAPVEEESLFSNLDIFLFSLIVGLLIYWFLSRKKTEEAIPEFKRLTPVVTPQRETSFIEKMKKTNRNVVVFYGSQTGTAEEFCGRLAKDAQRYGMRGMSADPEEYDMSELPRLAEIDNSLAVFCMATYGEGDPTDNAQDFYDWMQETDEDLNGVNFAVFGLGNKTYEHFNAMGKYTDKRLEELGGKRIYDLGMGDDDGNLEEDFVSWKEQFWPAVCEHFGVEATGDDTSIRQYELVVPTDINMNKVYTGEMGRLKSFETQKPPFDAKNPYLATVAVNRQLNQAGDRHLMHLELDISGSKIRYDSGDHIAVYPVNDVSIVNRIGQILDADLDTVISLNNLDEESNKKHPFPCPTTYRTALTHYLDITNPPRTNVLFELAQYATDPKDQDTLRKMSSASPEGKGLYQSWVLDAQRNILAVLEDMPSLHPHIDHLCELLPRLQARYYSIASSGKVYPTMVSICAVVVEFQTSTGRSFKGVATNWLKNKVVETDNGHKATVPMYVRKSQFRLPFKASNPVVMIGPGTGIAPFMGFLQERGWMKEQGKDVGETILYFGCRHRNEDFLYQQELEEFEKAGVLTQLNVAFSRDQEGKVYVQHLLKKNKEHLWKLIHTDNAHIYICGDARNMARDVQNTFYDIAEEVGVLTHTQAVAYIKKLMTKGRYSQDVWS
- the LOC121550677 gene encoding NADPH--cytochrome P450 reductase isoform X3 translates to MKKTNRNVVVFYGSQTGTAEEFCGRLAKDAQRYGMRGMSADPEEYDMSELPRLAEIDNSLAVFCMATYGEGDPTDNAQDFYDWMQETDEDLNGVNFAVFGLGNKTYEHFNAMGKYTDKRLEELGGKRIYDLGMGDDDGNLEEDFVSWKEQFWPAVCEHFGVEATGDDTSIRQYELVVPTDINMNKVYTGEMGRLKSFETQKPPFDAKNPYLATVAVNRQLNQAGDRHLMHLELDISGSKIRYDSGDHIAVYPVNDVSIVNRIGQILDADLDTVISLNNLDEESNKKHPFPCPTTYRTALTHYLDITNPPRTNVLFELAQYATDPKDQDTLRKMSSASPEGKGLYQSWVLDAQRNILAVLEDMPSLHPHIDHLCELLPRLQARYYSIASSGKVYPTMVSICAVVVEFQTSTGRSFKGVATNWLKNKVVETDNGHKATVPMYVRKSQFRLPFKASNPVVMIGPGTGIAPFMGFLQERGWMKEQGKDVGETILYFGCRHRNEDFLYQQELEEFEKAGVLTQLNVAFSRDQEGKVYVQHLLKKNKEHLWKLIHTDNAHIYICGDARNMARDVQNTFYDIAEEVGVLTHTQAVAYIKKLMTKGRYSQDVWS